Proteins encoded in a region of the Sphingopyxis sp. OAS728 genome:
- a CDS encoding AraC family transcriptional regulator, with the protein MQDRLDSICQQVLRHAVSPYYETPVPRLVVATQCAPTSGIATVYEPVTCLILQGTKQVVIGDQVLRYDASSYFVASLDLPAVGRVVEASPDKPYVAAALRIDRGALADLIASMDPAAIGHTPPGDLAGFAVASVTEELVEAWAGLLGLLDRPGDVAMLAPMREREILYRLLQGPLGHQLCAIAQEDSRLSRVRRAILWMHEHYEEMLRTSALAEIAGMSVASFHRHFKAATAMSPLQFQKTLRLHAARRLLAGGSEASRAAYSVGYESASQFSREYARAFGLPPSRDAERLRGAAAMGVAAV; encoded by the coding sequence ATGCAAGACCGGCTCGACTCGATATGCCAACAAGTGCTGCGCCACGCGGTTTCCCCCTATTATGAGACGCCGGTGCCGCGATTGGTCGTCGCGACGCAATGTGCGCCGACCAGCGGGATCGCGACCGTCTATGAACCCGTCACCTGCCTGATCCTGCAAGGGACGAAGCAGGTCGTGATCGGCGACCAGGTGCTGCGATACGACGCATCGAGCTATTTCGTCGCCTCGCTCGACCTGCCTGCGGTCGGCCGCGTGGTCGAGGCGAGCCCCGACAAGCCCTATGTCGCCGCGGCGCTGCGCATCGACCGCGGCGCGCTCGCCGACCTGATCGCCAGCATGGACCCCGCCGCCATCGGCCACACGCCGCCGGGCGACCTCGCGGGCTTTGCCGTCGCGTCGGTGACCGAGGAGCTGGTCGAGGCGTGGGCAGGGCTGCTCGGGCTGCTCGACCGGCCGGGCGACGTCGCGATGCTGGCGCCGATGCGCGAGCGCGAAATCCTCTATCGCCTGTTGCAAGGGCCGCTCGGACATCAACTCTGCGCCATCGCGCAGGAGGACAGCCGGCTGTCGCGGGTGCGGCGCGCGATCCTGTGGATGCACGAGCATTATGAAGAGATGCTGCGTACGTCGGCGCTGGCCGAGATTGCCGGGATGAGCGTTGCCTCCTTCCATCGGCATTTCAAGGCAGCGACCGCGATGAGCCCGCTGCAGTTCCAGAAGACGCTGCGCCTGCATGCGGCGCGGCGGTTGCTCGCCGGCGGCAGCGAGGCGAGCCGCGCGGCTTACTCGGTCGGGTATGAGAGCGCGTCGCAGTTCAGCCGCGAATATGCCCGCGCCTTCGGCCTGCCGCCGTCGCGCGATGCCGAGCGGCTGCGCGGGGCGGCGGCGATGGGGGTGGCGGCGGTTTAG